AAAATCAAAGAAGCAAAGCGACCCGACATTCCCAAAAGGGCTCATTGGTAACAATAGTTTGCTTGACAATGTTTCGTCGTTATAAACATTGTACTATTTgtgccaatttttttaaatgcatttttttgtatatatttCCAGTAAAAGATGCAAGTTCTTTGAGCCACCGGCAGAAGCAGAGAGCAAAAAAAAGGCAGTTAAAAAGCAAGGCTCAAAAAGCAAAGTCGAATGAAcccaaaaaaaagaaaatgaaagaatctGTAATTCAAGCAGCAAAGAAAGATGACAACGAAACTGTAAGTCATCGACAGTCTTTTTATATGCAATTTAATAGTTTCTTAGGAATGGAATTTTATCAGGATCAGATAAATGTATCAGATATCAATGTTCTATGAAACAATTCACAGGAATCTGAGGAATCTGAAGAAGTGGCATCTGGAGATGAACACGAAGTTCCCGAAGTCCAAATGCCATTAGCAAATGCGGAAGACAGCGATGCTAGCGATAGTGATGCTGAAAGTGAAGATTCTGATGCAAAAGATGACGAGActgaagatgaagatgaagaagaagagtcAAACCTACTTCCCATCGAGAAAGCTaacaaaaagttgaaaaagaaacaggaaaaagaaaggtaaTTTCGGATGTTGAAAAATCTGTCGTTAAACATCAGTTTAGGAAGCCTTCTTTAACAGCTgtcttgataaaaatattcttctagAAAATTGGCTGCCGAGGAAATGCAAGAATCGATAACGCATCAAGATATATTTACGTTTCCTACCGCTGAGGAATTGGCAAACCCAGTCAGCTTGCAAGACGTTCAACAGCGAATCCGAGATGTGATAATAGTCTTATCAGATTTTAAAAGACTGCGAGACAAAGACAggtatctatttatttatcactCTATATCTGAGTACGAATTACAGGTATTGGAAAAATGATACCTCAAGTGAGATAAATCACAATTAAATATTGATCTCTCACATTTTGCAGAGCTCGAAAGGAGTACATAGATCTGTTGCGAACTGACCTATGCATGTACTTTAGTTACAACGATTTTCTAATGGAGAAATTGATGCAAATCTTTCCTATGAATGAACTGCTCGAATATTTGGAGGCAAGCGAAGTTCAGAGGCCAATGACCATTCGTACAAACAGTCTTAAAACACGCCGTCGAGATTTGGCCCAAGTGAGTATCAAATTTGCGTTAAATTCAAGGTTGAAGGTATAATTCATAGTACATTGGACCAGGAAGAACTATGCCACTAGTACTGACGTTTCTTCTTTCACAGGCTCTGATCAACAGAGGAGTTAACTTAGACCCAATTGGGAAATGGACAAAAGTTGGACTGGTAGTTTATTCCTCGCAAGTTCCGATGGGGGCCACACCGGAATACCTGGCAGGACACTACATCCTGCAAGGGGCGTCTAGTTTTTTACCAGTAATTGCCCTGGATC
The sequence above is drawn from the Neodiprion pinetum isolate iyNeoPine1 chromosome 2, iyNeoPine1.2, whole genome shotgun sequence genome and encodes:
- the LOC124212828 gene encoding 28S rRNA (cytosine(4447)-C(5))-methyltransferase — its product is MGRKAKYDEVVVPAGPGRKSKKQSDPTFPKGLIVKDASSLSHRQKQRAKKRQLKSKAQKAKSNEPKKKKMKESVIQAAKKDDNETESEESEEVASGDEHEVPEVQMPLANAEDSDASDSDAESEDSDAKDDETEDEDEEEESNLLPIEKANKKLKKKQEKERKLAAEEMQESITHQDIFTFPTAEELANPVSLQDVQQRIRDVIIVLSDFKRLRDKDRARKEYIDLLRTDLCMYFSYNDFLMEKLMQIFPMNELLEYLEASEVQRPMTIRTNSLKTRRRDLAQALINRGVNLDPIGKWTKVGLVVYSSQVPMGATPEYLAGHYILQGASSFLPVIALDPKENERVLDMCSAPGGKSSHIAALMKNTGVLFSNDVNRDRIKAVIGNFHRLGIVNSVICSYDGRKIPSIIKGFDRVLLDAPCTGTGVVAKDPGVKINKDELDVQRCCTLQRELLLAAIDSVNARSDTGGIIVYSTCSILPEENEWIVDYALKKRDVKLVPTGLDFGEEGFTNYRHHRFHPTLKLTRRFYPHTHNMDGFFVAKLKKFSNMVVKQEIVEDDDATSE